The following are encoded in a window of Mycolicibacterium tusciae JS617 genomic DNA:
- the pks2 gene encoding sulfolipid-1 biosynthesis phthioceranic/hydroxyphthioceranic acid synthase → MNDARATPIAVIGMACRLPGGIDSPEQLWAALLRGDDLVTEIPPDRWDSDEFYDPQPGVPGRSVTKWGAFLDDVAGFDSDFFGINEREATAIDPQHRLLLETSWEAMEHAGLTQEGLADSLTGVFVGLTHGDYQLFAADAHAVEAPYGFTGSSFSLASGRIAYALGVHGPALTVDTACSSGLTAIHLACHSLIDGESDLALAGGAAVILDPRKFIAGSAEGMLSATGRCHAFDVAADGFVSSEGCGVVLLKRLPDALRDGDRIRAVIRGTAANQDGRTVNISTPSVTAQTAVYRAALAAAGVDPRSVHMIEAHGPGTPVGDPIEYASLANVYGTEGPCALASLKTNFGHAQSAAGVLGLMKAVLALQHGVVPRNLHFNRLPDEMAAIETKLFVPQETTPWPINGRHPRRAAASSYGLSGTNVHAILEQAPALESEATAAKEISADSSTATPLLFPLSSTSSDELHRTAGRLADWVATHQDVVLADLAYTLTRRRAHRPVRTAVIASERAELAKALRDVADGDAPYQAAVEQGGRGPVWVFSGQGSQWAGMGAELLASEPVFAATVAAAEPVIVSESGFSVTEAITAPQTVTGIDRVQPSLFTMQVALAAAMRSHGVRPGAVIGHSLGEAAAAVVAGALSLEDGVRVICRRSRLMSRIAGAGAMASVELPAQQVLSELVNRGINDAVVAVVTSPESTVIGGDTQTVRGLVAAWEQRDVMAREIAVDVASHSPQVDPILDELTDILAELHPLTPQVPYYSATQYDPREEPVCDARFWVDNLRNMVRFAPAVQAALEDGYRVFAELSPHPLLTHAVEQTARSLDTPVAALAGMRREQALPYGLRGLVADLHSAGAAVDFSELSRNGQLVDAPLPTWTHRRLLLSRGGQESPTHGACTISVHPLLGAHVRLQEEPERHVWQGEVGTAAQPWLSDHRVRNVAVLPGAAYCEMALAAAREVLGEAAEVRDIRFEQALLLDEQTTVGASAALSKPDAVDFTVETNQGGEQTRHAVAVLRAATDEQSPPTHDISALLAAHPGREDGDEVRKRLDRRGVQYGPAFTGLTAVHSGEETTDTVLVEVALPRQIRSQQDAYGVHPALLDACFQSVVAHPDVQALGEDVLGLPLGIRRLRAYGAARIARYCYTRVTKADNSGVEADLDMLDEHGAVLLAVRGLRLGAAASESGHNDRLLATRLLTVEWRQRELPEAEQGDAGTWLLVSTTPADMVAPALTDTLKSLGARCITMCWSPDADHSSNTDQLRNQLRGGGFSGVVILTGPKNSDCNDQSPLLGRESVEHLVRVARELPDIPGEPPRLYVVTRNAQTVVAGDVANLEQAGLRGLARVIGTEHPHLRATQIDMDETTDAEQLARQLLGGSEEDETAWRNGAWYVARLSPIPLRPEERQTTVADHERDGIRMQIRTPGDLETMELVACERIPPGSGQIEVAVSASSINFADVLVAFGRYPAFDGRMPQLGTDFTGVVTAVGPDVTDHEVGDHVGGLNADGCWATFITCDARRAVTLPAGLADDQAAAVTTAHATAWYGLHELARIRSGDKVLIHSGTGGVGQAAIAIARAAGAEIFATAGSEQRRQLLRDKGIEYVYDSRSLEFAERIRRDTDGYGVDIVLNSVTGAAQRAGLELLALGGRFVEIGKRDIYGDTRLGLFPFRHNLTFHAVDLGLLAYSDPDRLCDVLRTVYQLTADGVLPMPESTHYPLDGAAAAIRLMSGAQHTGKLVLDVGHTGSCRVIVPPSQVRVFRRDGAYLITGGLGGLGLFLAEKMAKAGCGRIVLSSRSGPTPEVLETIDRIRAIGADIAVECGDISDAGTARRLVAAATATGHPLRGVLHAAAVVDDATLANISDELIERDWAPKVYGAWNLHVATGGQRLDWFCSFSSAAALVGSPGQGAYAAANSWIDAFTHWRRAQGLPATAVAWGAWARIGRATALADSSGDSIAPEEGAYAFEALLRHARACTGYAPIIGTPWLTLFAERSPFAEAFRSDAQSASSTTKLIAELNELPPDERPTRLRRVISDQVTLILRRNVDPDRPLSGYGLDSLGALELRTRIEAETGVRVSATDISTITIRGLAELLSEKLAPTAAA, encoded by the coding sequence GTGAATGATGCGCGCGCCACTCCCATCGCCGTTATCGGCATGGCCTGTCGGCTTCCTGGCGGGATCGACTCTCCCGAGCAGTTGTGGGCGGCCCTGCTGCGCGGCGACGACCTGGTGACCGAAATTCCGCCCGACCGGTGGGACTCCGACGAGTTCTACGATCCCCAACCGGGGGTTCCGGGTCGGTCGGTGACCAAGTGGGGCGCGTTCCTCGACGATGTCGCCGGCTTCGATTCCGACTTCTTCGGGATCAACGAGCGCGAGGCCACCGCGATCGATCCACAGCACCGGCTGCTCCTGGAGACCTCATGGGAGGCCATGGAGCACGCCGGGTTGACCCAGGAGGGGTTGGCCGACTCGCTGACGGGTGTGTTTGTGGGCTTGACACACGGTGACTACCAACTGTTCGCCGCCGACGCGCATGCAGTCGAAGCACCGTACGGATTTACCGGAAGCAGCTTCAGTTTGGCGTCGGGGCGGATCGCTTACGCCCTTGGGGTGCACGGTCCCGCGCTGACGGTGGACACCGCGTGTTCGTCCGGTCTTACCGCGATCCACCTGGCCTGTCACAGCCTGATCGACGGTGAGAGCGATCTTGCCCTTGCCGGTGGCGCCGCCGTGATCCTGGATCCGCGGAAGTTCATTGCGGGGTCGGCGGAGGGAATGCTGTCTGCGACCGGACGATGCCATGCGTTCGACGTCGCGGCCGACGGATTCGTCTCCTCCGAAGGCTGCGGCGTGGTGTTACTCAAACGTCTGCCAGACGCGCTTCGCGACGGTGACCGCATTCGGGCCGTAATCCGCGGCACCGCCGCCAACCAAGACGGTCGCACGGTGAACATCTCGACGCCATCGGTGACGGCGCAGACCGCGGTGTACAGGGCTGCGCTGGCCGCTGCGGGCGTCGACCCCCGCAGCGTTCACATGATCGAGGCACACGGTCCCGGCACCCCGGTCGGAGATCCGATCGAATACGCCAGCCTGGCCAACGTCTATGGCACCGAGGGTCCTTGCGCACTGGCCTCGCTGAAAACCAATTTCGGTCATGCCCAGTCGGCCGCAGGCGTACTGGGGCTGATGAAGGCTGTACTGGCCCTGCAGCATGGCGTTGTCCCCCGGAATCTGCACTTCAATCGGCTGCCCGACGAGATGGCCGCAATCGAAACCAAACTGTTTGTGCCACAAGAGACCACGCCGTGGCCGATCAATGGTCGGCATCCGAGGCGCGCGGCCGCGTCGTCGTACGGGCTCTCCGGAACCAACGTGCATGCCATCTTGGAACAAGCACCGGCACTGGAGTCCGAAGCCACTGCGGCCAAAGAGATCTCAGCCGACTCGTCGACGGCAACACCACTGTTGTTCCCGTTGTCGTCCACTTCGTCCGACGAACTGCATCGCACCGCGGGTCGGCTGGCGGACTGGGTGGCAACCCATCAGGACGTCGTGTTGGCGGATCTGGCCTACACCTTGACGCGTCGGCGTGCGCACCGCCCGGTCCGCACAGCCGTCATTGCGAGCGAGCGAGCCGAACTCGCCAAGGCATTGCGGGATGTCGCGGACGGCGATGCGCCGTATCAAGCAGCGGTGGAGCAGGGTGGTCGAGGTCCGGTGTGGGTGTTCTCCGGGCAAGGTTCGCAATGGGCCGGGATGGGCGCTGAACTGCTGGCGTCCGAACCGGTGTTCGCCGCCACTGTCGCGGCGGCCGAGCCAGTGATCGTCAGCGAGAGCGGATTCTCGGTGACGGAGGCGATCACCGCGCCGCAGACCGTGACCGGAATCGACCGGGTCCAGCCGTCGCTGTTCACCATGCAGGTCGCGCTCGCCGCCGCCATGCGCTCGCACGGCGTCCGCCCGGGCGCGGTCATCGGGCATTCCCTCGGCGAGGCAGCGGCAGCCGTCGTCGCCGGAGCCCTTTCGCTCGAAGACGGAGTACGCGTCATTTGCCGACGCTCACGGCTGATGTCCCGCATTGCCGGCGCCGGAGCCATGGCATCAGTGGAATTACCTGCGCAGCAAGTGCTTTCGGAGTTGGTAAACCGCGGCATCAACGATGCGGTGGTGGCCGTGGTGACCTCACCTGAATCCACCGTGATCGGCGGCGACACGCAGACTGTTCGAGGTCTGGTCGCGGCCTGGGAGCAACGCGACGTGATGGCCCGCGAGATCGCCGTCGATGTCGCCTCACACTCCCCGCAGGTCGATCCGATCCTCGATGAGCTGACCGACATACTCGCTGAGCTGCACCCATTGACACCGCAGGTTCCGTACTACTCGGCGACGCAGTACGACCCGCGCGAAGAGCCCGTCTGCGATGCCCGTTTTTGGGTGGACAACCTGCGCAACATGGTGCGGTTCGCTCCGGCCGTACAGGCTGCGCTGGAGGACGGCTACCGGGTCTTCGCGGAGTTGTCGCCCCATCCACTGCTCACGCATGCGGTCGAGCAGACCGCCCGCAGTCTCGACACGCCGGTGGCCGCTCTGGCCGGCATGCGCCGCGAACAAGCGCTGCCCTACGGACTGCGCGGCCTCGTGGCGGATCTGCACAGCGCGGGCGCCGCGGTGGATTTCTCCGAGCTGAGCAGGAATGGACAGCTGGTGGACGCGCCGCTGCCGACCTGGACTCACCGTCGTCTCCTGTTGAGCCGTGGTGGCCAGGAATCCCCGACACATGGTGCGTGCACCATTTCAGTGCATCCGCTGTTGGGCGCGCACGTTCGCTTGCAAGAGGAACCCGAGCGCCACGTGTGGCAGGGCGAGGTGGGCACCGCCGCCCAGCCGTGGCTTTCCGATCACCGGGTCCGCAATGTCGCAGTGCTTCCTGGGGCGGCCTACTGCGAGATGGCGTTGGCGGCCGCGCGCGAAGTGTTGGGCGAGGCCGCCGAGGTTCGTGACATCCGCTTCGAACAGGCGCTGCTGCTGGATGAACAGACCACCGTTGGTGCCTCGGCAGCATTGTCCAAACCTGACGCCGTCGACTTCACCGTGGAGACCAATCAGGGGGGTGAACAAACGCGGCATGCTGTCGCGGTCCTGCGGGCCGCAACGGACGAGCAGTCGCCGCCCACACACGACATATCCGCGCTACTTGCCGCACACCCGGGCCGCGAGGACGGCGACGAGGTGCGCAAGCGGCTCGACCGGCGTGGTGTTCAGTACGGTCCAGCGTTCACCGGCCTCACCGCGGTGCACTCCGGCGAGGAGACAACCGACACCGTGCTGGTCGAGGTCGCGCTCCCGCGTCAAATCCGTTCACAGCAAGATGCCTACGGCGTACACCCGGCCCTGCTGGATGCCTGTTTTCAGTCTGTCGTCGCCCATCCCGATGTTCAGGCTTTAGGTGAGGATGTGCTGGGTCTGCCGTTGGGTATCAGGCGACTTCGTGCCTACGGCGCCGCGCGCATCGCGCGCTACTGCTATACGCGGGTGACGAAAGCCGATAATTCGGGGGTCGAGGCCGACCTCGACATGCTCGACGAGCACGGGGCCGTCCTGCTCGCGGTGCGGGGTCTGCGGTTGGGCGCTGCGGCGTCGGAGAGCGGCCACAACGACCGGCTACTGGCCACGCGTCTGCTGACCGTCGAATGGCGGCAACGAGAACTGCCCGAGGCAGAACAGGGCGACGCTGGAACCTGGCTGTTGGTGAGCACCACACCCGCAGACATGGTTGCCCCAGCGTTGACCGATACACTGAAAAGCCTTGGCGCGCGATGTATCACCATGTGCTGGTCGCCGGATGCCGATCACTCCTCGAACACAGATCAGCTGAGAAACCAGCTGCGCGGCGGCGGATTTAGCGGTGTCGTGATCCTTACGGGACCCAAGAACAGCGACTGCAATGACCAGTCCCCGCTGCTGGGCCGTGAGTCTGTGGAGCATCTGGTGCGTGTCGCCCGCGAACTGCCAGACATACCTGGTGAGCCTCCGCGCCTGTATGTCGTGACGCGCAATGCACAGACGGTAGTTGCCGGTGACGTGGCCAATCTGGAGCAGGCAGGTCTGCGGGGCTTGGCACGGGTTATCGGCACCGAACATCCACACCTTCGTGCGACTCAGATCGATATGGACGAGACGACTGATGCCGAGCAGCTGGCGCGACAACTGCTCGGCGGGTCGGAGGAGGACGAGACCGCCTGGCGAAACGGTGCGTGGTACGTGGCGCGATTGTCGCCGATACCTCTGCGCCCCGAGGAGCGGCAGACCACCGTTGCCGACCATGAGCGCGACGGGATACGGATGCAGATCCGGACGCCGGGGGATCTCGAGACGATGGAATTGGTTGCCTGCGAACGGATTCCTCCGGGATCGGGGCAGATCGAGGTCGCTGTGAGTGCGTCTAGCATCAACTTCGCCGACGTGCTGGTTGCGTTTGGTCGCTACCCGGCATTCGACGGACGGATGCCGCAGCTGGGAACGGACTTCACCGGAGTGGTGACCGCCGTCGGACCTGACGTGACCGACCACGAGGTCGGGGATCATGTCGGTGGCCTGAACGCAGACGGCTGCTGGGCCACCTTCATCACTTGCGATGCGCGTCGTGCCGTCACCCTGCCCGCGGGTCTGGCCGACGACCAGGCGGCGGCGGTGACCACGGCGCACGCCACCGCCTGGTACGGCCTACATGAGCTGGCGCGTATCAGGAGCGGGGACAAGGTGTTGATCCACTCCGGGACCGGTGGCGTTGGGCAGGCGGCAATCGCAATCGCTCGTGCTGCGGGAGCGGAAATCTTCGCCACCGCCGGCAGCGAGCAACGTCGACAATTGTTGCGCGACAAGGGTATCGAGTATGTTTACGACTCGCGTAGCCTGGAGTTCGCCGAACGGATACGCCGGGACACCGACGGGTACGGGGTCGACATCGTGCTCAATTCGGTTACCGGCGCCGCCCAGCGTGCGGGACTCGAATTGCTGGCGCTCGGTGGACGATTCGTCGAGATCGGTAAACGCGACATCTATGGCGACACCCGGTTGGGCCTCTTCCCGTTCCGACATAACCTGACGTTCCACGCTGTTGACCTGGGATTGCTGGCGTACAGCGATCCGGACCGGCTTTGCGACGTGCTGCGCACGGTGTACCAACTCACCGCGGACGGTGTGCTGCCGATGCCCGAGAGCACGCACTATCCGCTTGACGGCGCCGCGGCAGCCATCCGGCTGATGAGCGGTGCACAGCACACCGGGAAGCTCGTACTCGACGTCGGGCACACCGGCAGCTGCCGCGTGATCGTGCCGCCTTCGCAGGTGCGCGTGTTCCGCCGCGACGGTGCCTACCTCATCACCGGCGGGCTGGGCGGCCTCGGGCTGTTCCTGGCCGAGAAGATGGCGAAGGCCGGGTGCGGGCGCATCGTGCTGTCTTCGCGATCGGGGCCGACCCCCGAGGTTTTGGAGACGATCGATCGCATCCGCGCGATCGGCGCCGACATCGCGGTGGAGTGCGGCGACATCTCCGATGCCGGTACGGCGCGGCGGTTGGTGGCCGCAGCGACCGCCACGGGTCATCCGCTGCGCGGTGTGCTGCATGCGGCGGCGGTGGTCGATGACGCCACGCTGGCCAACATCTCTGACGAGCTGATCGAGCGTGACTGGGCGCCAAAGGTTTACGGTGCCTGGAACCTGCACGTTGCCACCGGGGGTCAGCGGCTGGACTGGTTCTGCTCGTTTTCGTCGGCGGCGGCGCTGGTGGGATCGCCGGGACAGGGCGCGTACGCCGCGGCCAACAGCTGGATCGACGCCTTCACCCACTGGCGACGCGCTCAGGGCCTCCCGGCCACCGCGGTCGCGTGGGGGGCCTGGGCACGGATCGGGCGCGCTACCGCGTTGGCGGACAGCTCCGGGGACTCCATCGCCCCCGAAGAGGGAGCCTACGCGTTCGAAGCGCTGTTGCGGCACGCCCGCGCCTGCACCGGTTACGCGCCCATCATAGGAACACCGTGGCTCACTCTGTTCGCCGAGCGGAGTCCCTTCGCCGAAGCGTTCCGCTCCGACGCGCAAAGCGCATCGAGCACAACCAAACTGATAGCCGAACTCAACGAGCTGCCGCCCGACGAACGGCCCACCAGGCTGCGGCGCGTGATCTCGGATCAGGTCACTCTGATTCTGCGTCGCAACGTCGATCCCGACCGGCCGCTCTCCGGGTACGGCCTGGACTCGCTCGGTGCTCTCGAACTACGCACCCGCATCGAAGCCGAAACGGGTGTACGCGTATCAGCCACCGACATCAGCACCATCACCATTCGCGGTTTAGCGGAGTTGCTCAGCGAAAAGCTGGCGCCCACGGCGGCCGCATGA
- a CDS encoding class I SAM-dependent methyltransferase, producing the protein MNDASSGDERVTNPGDRDPGKSVDGQYAKVDFTGVQWKSVEWTGLCVLYLRACESRVPDPILGDHFAARDVARIDYDFERLHRFIRPSSNQFMVAMRTAQVDAWIADYLGRHPDAVVLHLGCGLHSRAFRLAVPETVRWFDVDLPQVIALRRQLYSETETYRMIGSSVTDPVWVDELPAGGPVLVVAEGLLMYLTPAEVADLLHRLLDRFDSGELLADLLSKWGPRLSKVAASGIIKWGTREGSEITRWDARLRLVEGSPVIAGFRKISLSRPRLLYRIAYAVPANRNYDRLFRYAF; encoded by the coding sequence ATGAACGATGCAAGCAGCGGGGATGAGCGAGTGACGAATCCGGGAGACAGGGACCCGGGCAAGTCCGTCGACGGTCAGTACGCGAAGGTTGACTTCACAGGCGTGCAGTGGAAATCGGTCGAGTGGACCGGGCTGTGTGTGCTCTATCTGCGGGCGTGCGAGAGTCGCGTGCCCGACCCGATCCTCGGCGATCATTTCGCCGCTCGGGACGTAGCGCGCATCGACTACGACTTCGAGCGTCTGCATCGATTTATCCGCCCGTCGAGCAATCAATTCATGGTGGCGATGCGCACCGCGCAGGTCGATGCCTGGATCGCCGACTACCTAGGGCGCCATCCGGACGCCGTCGTACTGCATCTGGGGTGCGGGTTACACAGTCGTGCATTCCGCCTCGCGGTACCCGAGACCGTGCGGTGGTTCGACGTGGACCTGCCCCAGGTCATCGCATTGCGGAGGCAGTTGTATTCCGAGACGGAGACGTATCGGATGATTGGGTCGTCGGTAACCGATCCGGTCTGGGTCGATGAGTTGCCGGCGGGCGGCCCCGTTCTGGTCGTCGCCGAAGGCCTTCTCATGTATCTGACCCCGGCTGAGGTCGCCGATCTGCTTCACCGATTGCTCGATCGGTTCGACAGCGGGGAGCTGCTCGCCGACCTGCTGTCGAAGTGGGGTCCGCGGCTGTCCAAGGTCGCCGCGTCCGGCATCATCAAGTGGGGTACCCGCGAGGGTAGTGAGATCACGCGCTGGGATGCACGCCTCCGTCTCGTCGAAGGCAGCCCCGTCATTGCGGGCTTCCGCAAGATTTCGCTTTCCCGGCCGCGCTTGTTGTACCGCATCGCGTACGCCGTCCCTGCAAACCGAAATTACGACCGCCTCTTCCGCTACGCATTTTAG
- a CDS encoding DUF2505 domain-containing protein, with protein sequence MSRSVDFSVDSSATVEQLHSAFSEESYWRARLATFGGFGRLDSLTIEPDGSTKVVIVQDLHHEGLPALVAKLFPKEWRVVQTETWSPISDGRLRGEISIISHGAPGSGLGTAVLAPAPNGSRLNCSATVEFRVPLIGGKVESLVSRLLAQQISGLQRYTVKWITEQVA encoded by the coding sequence GTGTCACGATCAGTCGACTTCTCGGTCGACTCCTCGGCCACCGTCGAACAGCTGCATTCGGCGTTCTCCGAGGAGAGTTACTGGCGGGCGCGGTTGGCGACCTTCGGCGGCTTCGGCAGGCTGGACTCGTTGACCATCGAACCCGACGGCTCCACAAAGGTGGTCATCGTTCAGGACCTGCACCACGAAGGGCTGCCCGCACTCGTCGCCAAGCTCTTTCCCAAAGAATGGCGGGTCGTCCAAACCGAGACGTGGAGCCCGATCAGCGACGGCCGGCTGCGAGGCGAGATCAGCATCATTTCGCATGGTGCGCCAGGATCCGGCCTCGGAACGGCTGTGCTCGCACCCGCGCCGAACGGGTCGCGGCTGAACTGCAGCGCGACAGTGGAGTTCAGAGTCCCGTTGATCGGCGGCAAGGTCGAGAGCCTGGTAAGCCGGCTGCTGGCCCAGCAGATATCGGGACTCCAGCGCTACACCGTGAAGTGGATCACCGAGCAGGTCGCCTGA